In Silene latifolia isolate original U9 population chromosome X, ASM4854445v1, whole genome shotgun sequence, the following proteins share a genomic window:
- the LOC141623960 gene encoding F-box/FBD/LRR-repeat protein At1g13570-like, protein MNRYMRNKTVTDTQGLANKLPDDIIRRILKCLPLHDAAKLCLVSRSWLCAFEELSELRFDAKVFAAVLKSKPPTAEELFNILSVILLSHIGTISVFYVCIPKLKSSSAPDIGPCFSYLSRNGVKDITIKNVENSPLKLSYHLFSCLNLERLTLDNCIINLLPFFKQFVNLKTIEFENVTFKGNSLTDFIASCPALQTLTLTRCKGFEYMEIIAPNLKYLTVLGNFESVCFRNAATLIGFSVTLEETVANHQSAGACELLAYLARPCKIENLSFGGHFCKFLTAGRIGRMFPTKYSCLKSLQLSNIETHVLDEFLWVIGLIKSCPVVEDLKISFSGKECEEHAIAFDSHYRLCGLRKVQLTSVSGVIMELKLIEYLLRCSPALETMSVKRDAKITKVLETRLARELMYFCRASPVAKIVYEDP, encoded by the exons ATGAACCGGTACATGCGCAACAAAACTGTAACTGATACACAAGGTCTTGCCAATAAATTGCCCGATGACATAATTCGTAGAATTTTGAAATGCTTGCCCCTTCACGATGCTGCAAAACTGTGTCTTGTCTCAAGGAGTTGGCTGTGTGCATTCGAAGAACTTTCTGAATTAAGATTTGATGCAAAAGTTTTTGCCGCGGTGCTAAAAAGCAAACCACCAACAGCGGAGGAGTTGTTCAACATTTTGAGTGTCATCCTGCTGTCTCATATTGGCACCATAAGTGTTTTTTACGTTTGCATTCCGAAACTTAAGTCTTCTAGCGCGCCTGATATTGGCCCTTGTTTTTCCTATCTCTCAAGGAATGGTGTCAAGGATATCACCATTAAGAATGTGGAAAACTCGCCTCTTAAGTTGTCTTACCACCTTTTTTCGTGTCTGAATCTTGAAAGACTCACACTTGACAACTGCATAATCAATTTGCTACCATTCTTTAAGCAATTCGTAAATCTTAAGACGATTGAGTTTGAAAATGTCACTTTTAAGGGGAACTCTCTTACTGATTTCATTGCTAGTTGTCCAGCTCTTCAAACCCTGACATTAACGAGATGCAAAGGTTTTGAGTATATGGAAATTATCGCACCAAATCTCAAGTACTTGACAGTGTTGGGAAACTTTGAGTCTGTTTGTTTTAGGAATGCTGCAACTCTGATTGGATTTTCAGTCACATTAGAGGAAACGGTCGCAAATCACCAAAGTGCTGGAGCATGTGAGCTCCTTGCCTACCTTGCCCGTCCATGTAAAATTGAAAATCTTTCATTTGGCGGGCATTTTTGCAAG TTTTTGACTGCAGGTAGAATTGGAAGAATGTTTCCGACCAAGTACTCTTGCTTGAAATCTCTCCAGCTATCAAACATTGAAACACATGTTTTGGACGAGTTTCTCTGGGTTATTGGGTTGATTAAAAGTTGTCCTGTTGTTGAAGATCTAAAAATCTCG TTTTCAGGCAAGGAGTGTGAAGAACATGCGATTGCCTTTGATTCTCACTATCGACTGTGTGGTCTTCGCAAAGTCCAGTTAACTTCCGTTTCAGGCGTTATCATGGAGCTAAAGTTGATTGAATACTTGCTGCGCTGCTCTCCAGCTCTCGAGACAATGtcggtcaaaagagatgcaaaaATTACAAAAGTCTTAGAAACAAGGTTGGCACGAGAGTTGATGTACTTTTGTAGAGCATCACCAGTGGCTAAAATAGTTTACGAGGACCCCTGA